GGGTCCAGTTACAGCGATATTCTGAGGGCCGTCTCAAGTGAGACGGCCTTCGGATTTTGTTAACAAGTATCTCTGATGCACCTCATCCGCCTGTCTTTCGCAGTGTTATTATCGTCACTTCTGCCATGAACAGACGTGTCGAGCTAAAAACTCGCAATTTCCGATTCACTCACTTGAGTAGGTAAGGAATCGTGCGCTGTGGGAGACTGTTGATTAACTCGCAGTTGTTAATTCATCTTGTCGAAAAGCGTAATGGAGTGCGCGATATGCGGAACTAGGTGTACTGAAGTTCTAGCATTGCTCGCCACCTGACTTAGTCCCGGTAGAGAGAGCGCGGCCGAGTAGAGATAACGCTTCGAGAACGCGTTATTGGAACTCAACATACCGAGTCGTCCCAAAAATAGAGCGTTGTGGGCGCGTTAACTCTCCAACAGTGGACGATAACGCGTTCTTGAATCACTATCTGGTCTCCCGACGAATAATAACGCGCTGCGAGCGCGTTATCTCCTTCTTCTCAATTCATCCCAGGCTGCATAGCGCGTTGTGAGCGTGCTATCCATCACAACGGATAAAATAACCGGTTGCGAGGGACTGTCAATTAACTTGACAGGTCACGAGCACGACACTTTTTCATCCACCATGCCTAAGCAGTACCCAGCCAACCGATCCCGCGGTCCCTTACGCACCCACAGTGCGTAAGCGGCGCTCAGCCAGCCACTCCGACGACCCCTTACGCACCCACAGTGCGTAAGAAACGCCTGTTTTGCCAATTTTGATGCTCCCTTACGCACCCACAGTGCGTAAGCAGTGCTCATCCAACCGCTCCGGCGGTCCCTTACGCACCCACAGTGCGTAAGCAGTGCATAGCTAACCGCTCCGGCGGTCCCTTACGCACCCACGGTGCGTAAGCAACGCTCATCCAACCGCTCCGGCGGTCCCTTACGCACCCACGGTGCGTAAGCGGCGGTCAGCCAGCCACTCCGACGAACCCTTACGCACCCACGGTGCGTAAGAAACGCCTGTTTTGCTGATTTTGATGCTCCCTTACGCACCCACGGTGCGTAAGCACCTACAAGTTAATCGACAGTCTCTGCGAGGGCGTTATTGGGGGCGCTGAGAGGCGGGAAGACAAGATGTGGAAGACAAGACGTGGATGGGAAGGAGCAAAATTTGGAGAATGTCGCTTTCTCGTGATACGTTGTTTCTACGGCGTGTCTCCAGGAAGTTTTTTGTCCAACAGACCGTCCCGGTAAGTGGAAGTGGAAGTGGAAGTGGAAGTGGAAGTGGAAGTGGAAGTGGAAGTGGAAGTGGAAGTGGAAGTGGAAGTGGAAGTGGAAGTGGAAGTGGAAGGTTTTCTGGGAGGATGTTCTTGTGGGGAACGATAAGAGGTTGAGATTGGATAAGGTACTTGGGAATCTCGGTATCGGCAGCCGGAGGGAAATCAAGGACATGGCCCGCCATGGCAGGATTACTGTAAACGGGAATGCCGTACTGAATGCAGCGAGTCATGTGAATCCATATGACGATGTTATCGAGGTGGACGGCGAACGAATCGTTTACCGTGAGTTCGTCTATTTACTTATGAACAAGCCAGCCGGGCTGGTTTCTGCTACAGAAGACAGTCGGGAACAGACGGTTGTGTCTCTGCTGGAGCCGGAGGACGAGGCGTTTCATCCTTTTCCTGTCGGACGCCTGGACAAGGATACGGAAGGTCTTCTACTCTTAACCAATGACGGCCAGTTAGCGCACGACTTGCTATCTCCGAAAAAGCATGTTCCCAAGAGCTACTACGCAAAGGTAACTCAGCGTGTATCCGAACTGGACGTGCGAGCGTTTTCTGCTGGGATTCAACTGGACGATGGTTATACATGCATGCCGGCCAGATTGGTCATCCTGAATGCACAAGATGAAGTGTCGGAAGTAGAAGTTACGATTCACGAGGGAAAATTTCATCAAGTGAAGCGCATGTTTGAGGCGATTGACAAACAGGTGGTGTACCTGCGTCGGTTTCGGATGGGAAATCTGGAATTAGATGAGGACTTACCACCTGGCACGTACCGAGAGCTGACAGACGAGGAACTATCTCTGCTGCGAAGTCGTACAGACCTGAACGTTGAATGAGGAACTATCTCTGCTACGAAGTCGTACAGACCTGACCGTTGAATGAGGAACTATCTCTGCTGCGAAGACGGCCAGAGCTGCCCGCTGAATAGGGCCGTGCACGTCGGCAGATTCGAACTTTGTCGTTTTGATGCGCTTGAAAAACGGATAGTCCGACATTTCTGTCGAAAACTGTGAAGCCCTGTCAAGGAAGGAAGATTAATCTTATTTTTCGGGTAATATCAAAATGAGAGTCATTTGCGTTGAGTTGGGTTTTTCCCCCGTTCGTCTGGAATCAAAATGTTTAAATTGCTAAAATGACACGTAGGATGTTTGT
The Alicyclobacillus curvatus genome window above contains:
- a CDS encoding rRNA pseudouridine synthase: MRLDKVLGNLGIGSRREIKDMARHGRITVNGNAVLNAASHVNPYDDVIEVDGERIVYREFVYLLMNKPAGLVSATEDSREQTVVSLLEPEDEAFHPFPVGRLDKDTEGLLLLTNDGQLAHDLLSPKKHVPKSYYAKVTQRVSELDVRAFSAGIQLDDGYTCMPARLVILNAQDEVSEVEVTIHEGKFHQVKRMFEAIDKQVVYLRRFRMGNLELDEDLPPGTYRELTDEELSLLRSRTDLNVE